Proteins from a single region of Diaphorobacter limosus:
- the odhB gene encoding 2-oxoglutarate dehydrogenase complex dihydrolipoyllysine-residue succinyltransferase, which yields MAIVEVKVPQLSESVAEATLLQWKKKPGEAVAQDEILIEIETDKVVLEVPAPAAGVMAEHVVGDGGTVVSEQVIAKIDTEGKAGAAAAAPAAAPAAAAAPAAAAAPAAAGGNKGDVAMPAAAKILAEANLSAAQVAGSGKDGRVTKGDALAAVAGGVKSTAAVIPTGVPTKALPQVAAPAGGLNLGDRPEQRVPMSRLRARVAERLLQSQSTNAILTTFNEVNMAPVMEMRKKFQDAFTKEHGVKIGFMSFFVKAAVHALKKFPVLNASVDGNDIVYHGYFDIGIAVGSPRGLVVPILRNADQMSFADIEKKIAEFGKKAAEGKLGIEEMTGGTFSISNGGTFGSMMSTPIINPPQSAILGVHATKDRAVVENGQVVVRPMNYLAMSYDHRIIDGREAVLGLVAMKDALEDPSRLLFDL from the coding sequence ATGGCAATCGTAGAAGTGAAGGTTCCCCAGCTGTCCGAATCCGTGGCCGAGGCCACGCTGCTGCAGTGGAAGAAAAAGCCCGGCGAGGCCGTCGCCCAGGATGAGATCCTGATCGAGATCGAGACCGACAAGGTGGTGCTCGAAGTGCCCGCCCCGGCCGCCGGCGTGATGGCCGAGCATGTGGTCGGCGATGGTGGCACGGTGGTCTCCGAGCAGGTCATCGCCAAGATCGATACCGAAGGCAAGGCCGGCGCAGCCGCTGCGGCCCCTGCTGCCGCTCCTGCCGCAGCCGCAGCACCCGCGGCCGCCGCAGCGCCGGCTGCCGCTGGCGGCAACAAGGGCGACGTGGCCATGCCCGCCGCCGCCAAGATCCTGGCCGAGGCCAATCTGTCTGCCGCCCAGGTGGCAGGCTCCGGCAAGGATGGCCGCGTGACCAAGGGCGACGCCCTGGCCGCCGTCGCCGGTGGCGTCAAGTCCACCGCCGCCGTCATCCCCACCGGCGTGCCCACCAAGGCACTGCCGCAGGTGGCAGCGCCTGCTGGCGGCCTGAACCTGGGCGATCGCCCCGAGCAGCGCGTGCCCATGAGCCGCCTGCGCGCCCGCGTGGCCGAGCGCCTGCTGCAGTCGCAGTCCACCAACGCCATCCTGACCACCTTCAACGAAGTGAACATGGCCCCGGTGATGGAGATGCGCAAGAAGTTCCAGGACGCCTTCACCAAGGAACACGGCGTGAAGATCGGCTTCATGTCCTTCTTCGTCAAGGCCGCCGTGCACGCCCTGAAGAAATTCCCGGTGCTGAACGCTTCCGTTGACGGCAACGACATCGTCTATCACGGCTACTTCGACATCGGCATCGCCGTGGGCAGCCCGCGCGGCCTGGTGGTGCCGATTCTGCGCAATGCTGACCAGATGAGCTTTGCCGACATTGAGAAGAAGATTGCCGAATTCGGCAAGAAGGCCGCCGAGGGCAAGCTGGGCATCGAGGAGATGACCGGCGGCACCTTCTCGATTTCCAACGGCGGCACCTTCGGCTCGATGATGTCCACGCCCATCATCAACCCGCCGCAGTCGGCCATCCTGGGCGTGCATGCCACCAAGGATCGCGCCGTGGTCGAAAACGGCCAGGTCGTGGTGCGCCCGATGAACTACCTGGCCATGTCGTATGACCACCGCATCATCGACGGCCGCGAGGCCGTGCTGGGCCTGGTGGCGATGAAGGACGCGCTGGAAGACCCCTCGCGTCTCTTGTTCGACCTGTAA
- a CDS encoding LysR family transcriptional regulator produces MNISSRQIDAFLALAAQRNFTRAAAQCHLSQPAFSALIRALEDALGLRLFDRSTRHVALTAEGENFHASALRIRAEVDAALASMRDAAQLRRGRVAIALLPSLAAGWLPGVLADFHARHPGVELDIADVLSEPCMERVASGRADFALAAIRADTPELQAEPFCQDGFHLVCRADHPLATRTLPAGPAQLRVLAEWPFIHLARHSSVRQYLEAAFHPQAMNTLMEVEQLATVMGMVRAGLGISVVPSLTLFHFQQPDLLTRPLALPGLRRQIYLVRRRDRSLSVAAQALYQLMLLQRPQDAA; encoded by the coding sequence ATGAATATCTCCAGCCGCCAGATCGACGCCTTCCTGGCCCTGGCCGCGCAGCGCAACTTCACGCGCGCGGCGGCGCAGTGCCATTTGTCGCAGCCGGCCTTCAGCGCGCTCATCCGTGCGCTGGAGGACGCCCTGGGCCTGCGCCTGTTTGACCGCAGCACGCGCCATGTAGCTCTGACGGCCGAGGGCGAGAATTTCCACGCCAGCGCACTGCGCATACGCGCCGAGGTGGACGCGGCCCTGGCCAGCATGCGCGATGCGGCCCAGCTGCGGCGCGGGCGCGTGGCCATCGCGCTGCTGCCCTCGCTGGCCGCGGGCTGGCTGCCGGGGGTGCTGGCCGATTTCCACGCGCGCCACCCGGGCGTGGAGCTGGACATTGCGGATGTGCTGTCCGAGCCCTGCATGGAGCGCGTGGCCAGCGGCCGGGCCGACTTTGCCCTGGCGGCCATTCGCGCCGACACGCCCGAACTGCAGGCCGAACCCTTCTGCCAGGACGGTTTTCACCTGGTCTGCCGCGCGGATCACCCGCTTGCCACCCGCACCCTGCCCGCCGGCCCGGCGCAGCTGCGCGTGCTGGCCGAATGGCCCTTCATTCACCTGGCACGCCACAGCAGCGTGCGTCAGTACCTGGAGGCGGCCTTCCACCCCCAGGCCATGAACACCTTGATGGAGGTGGAGCAGCTGGCCACCGTGATGGGCATGGTACGCGCCGGACTGGGCATCAGCGTCGTGCCCAGCCTGACGCTGTTTCACTTCCAGCAGCCCGATCTGCTCACGCGGCCGCTGGCCCTGCCCGGCCTGAGGCGGCAGATCTACCTGGTGCGCCGGCGCGACCGCAGCCTGTCGGTGGCGGCGCAGGCGCTGTACCAGCTGATGCTGCTGCAACGGCCACAAGATGCAGCATGA
- a CDS encoding AI-2E family transporter: MHPPLLQNRTLLLLLTIVTLAFGTILWPLNGAIFWGVVLAILFSPLHRRLQRRMPRRRNLAAFVTLCICLVIVILPMALIGLSLVQEASVAYERVRSGQLNYGAYLQQMLAALPAWVLELLDRFHLTSMAELQARLTAFGAQASQFLATKALDLGQNTLQFVVSFGVMLYLLFFLLRDGRALAARIREAIPLDAEHKDQLAQKFTTVIRATVKGNIVVAASQGALGGLIFWLLDIQGPVMWGVLMAFLSLLPAVGASLIWGPVAIYFLATGATGQAAILTAYGIGVIGLVDNLLRPLLVGKDTKMPDYVVLISTLGGMALFGLTGFVIGPVIAALFMATWGLFAPAGDSHSSQK; the protein is encoded by the coding sequence ATGCACCCGCCATTGCTCCAGAACCGCACCCTGCTGCTGTTGCTCACCATCGTCACGCTGGCCTTTGGCACCATCCTCTGGCCGCTCAATGGCGCCATTTTCTGGGGAGTGGTGCTGGCCATTCTGTTCAGCCCGTTGCACCGCCGCTTGCAGCGGCGCATGCCACGGCGGCGCAACCTGGCGGCCTTCGTCACGCTGTGCATCTGCCTGGTGATCGTCATCCTGCCCATGGCGCTCATAGGACTGTCGCTGGTGCAGGAGGCCAGCGTGGCCTATGAGCGGGTGCGCTCCGGGCAGCTGAATTACGGCGCCTACCTGCAGCAGATGCTGGCCGCCCTGCCCGCCTGGGTGCTGGAGCTGCTGGACCGCTTCCACCTCACCTCCATGGCCGAGCTGCAGGCGCGCCTGACGGCCTTTGGCGCCCAGGCCAGCCAGTTCCTGGCCACCAAGGCGCTGGACCTGGGGCAGAACACGCTGCAGTTCGTCGTCAGCTTTGGCGTCATGCTGTACCTGCTGTTCTTCTTGCTGCGCGACGGGCGGGCACTGGCGGCGCGCATCCGCGAGGCGATTCCGCTGGACGCCGAGCACAAGGATCAGCTGGCGCAGAAGTTCACCACCGTGATCCGCGCCACCGTCAAGGGCAACATCGTCGTCGCCGCGTCGCAGGGCGCGCTGGGCGGACTGATCTTCTGGCTGCTGGACATACAGGGGCCGGTGATGTGGGGCGTGCTGATGGCCTTTCTGTCGCTGCTGCCGGCCGTGGGCGCCAGCCTGATCTGGGGCCCGGTCGCCATCTACTTCCTGGCCACCGGCGCCACCGGCCAGGCCGCCATCCTCACGGCCTACGGCATCGGCGTCATCGGCCTGGTGGACAACCTGCTGCGCCCGCTGCTGGTGGGCAAGGACACCAAGATGCCGGACTACGTGGTACTGATCTCCACGCTGGGCGGCATGGCGCTGTTTGGCCTGACCGGCTTCGTCATCGGCCCCGTGATTGCCGCCCTGTTCATGGCCACCTGGGGCTTGTTTGCCCCCGCCGGGGACTCACATAGCTCCCAAAAGTAG
- a CDS encoding tripartite tricarboxylate transporter substrate binding protein yields MNPSMHRRRALAIVAATLACAAAGTASAQAPAYPAKAITFIVPFAAGSATDQLARALGQSVTTDTKQPVVVDNKAGASGMIAAQAAAKAAPDGYTVLITTNTTHAANEHLYKKLSYDPVKDFAPVTGLGKGGQVLVVNAGAPYKSVAELLAFAKKNPGKLSFGSGSSSSRMAGEMLKQLADVDILHVPYKSNPLAITDLLGGQIDMMITDTSTGVPQIKAGKLRALGYSTQKRGAQLPDVPTIAEAGVKGYDMGYWFAAYVPAGTPAPVVARLNELLAHATKSEAARSFFTNAGSEAWTTTPEELAKFQAAETQKWGKVIKAAGIEPE; encoded by the coding sequence ATGAACCCATCCATGCACCGCCGCCGCGCACTGGCTATCGTTGCCGCCACGCTGGCATGCGCCGCAGCAGGCACCGCCAGTGCCCAGGCGCCGGCCTATCCGGCCAAGGCCATCACCTTCATCGTGCCGTTTGCCGCCGGCAGTGCCACCGACCAGCTGGCGCGCGCCCTGGGCCAGTCGGTCACCACCGACACCAAGCAGCCCGTGGTGGTGGACAACAAGGCCGGCGCCAGCGGCATGATCGCCGCCCAGGCCGCGGCCAAGGCCGCGCCCGACGGCTACACCGTGCTCATCACCACCAACACCACGCACGCCGCCAACGAGCATCTGTACAAAAAGCTGTCCTACGACCCGGTGAAGGACTTCGCGCCCGTCACCGGCCTGGGCAAGGGTGGGCAGGTGCTGGTGGTGAATGCTGGCGCGCCCTACAAAAGCGTGGCCGAGCTGCTGGCCTTTGCCAAGAAGAACCCCGGCAAGCTCAGCTTTGGCAGCGGCAGCTCATCGAGCCGCATGGCCGGCGAGATGCTCAAGCAGCTGGCCGATGTGGACATCCTGCATGTGCCCTACAAGAGCAACCCGCTGGCGATTACCGACCTGCTGGGCGGGCAGATCGACATGATGATTACCGACACCTCTACCGGCGTGCCGCAGATCAAGGCCGGCAAGCTGCGCGCCCTGGGCTACTCCACGCAAAAGCGCGGCGCCCAGCTGCCCGACGTACCCACCATCGCCGAGGCTGGCGTGAAGGGCTACGACATGGGCTACTGGTTCGCCGCCTACGTGCCCGCCGGCACGCCCGCGCCGGTGGTGGCGCGCCTGAACGAGCTGCTGGCCCACGCCACGAAAAGCGAGGCCGCTAGGTCGTTCTTCACCAACGCCGGCTCCGAAGCCTGGACCACCACGCCCGAGGAGCTCGCCAAATTCCAGGCCGCCGAGACCCAGAAATGGGGCAAGGTCATCAAGGCCGCGGGCATAGAGCCCGAATGA
- a CDS encoding acyclic terpene utilization AtuA family protein yields MANHSPLLVGCAAGFSGDRTDAAAPVVQALVDSGRPAVLIFETLAERTLALAQLARRGNPEAGYEPLLDDLLRPVLAQCLRHGVRIVSNFGAANPHGAALRIQQLARELGARRPRVAVVHGDELSGPEHRALLAQALGADMPTQPIVSANAYIGAQPIADALRAGADIVVCGRVADPSLVVGPALAHYGWQLDDWDRLARATMAGHLLECGAQVTGGYFADPGYKDVAGLARLGYPIAEIDADGHCSITKPAGTGGRVDERTVKEQLLYELHDPAAYLTPDVVADITGAHVAQAGTDRVRLDGVRGHARTPTLKVNVCFESGWFAEGEISYAGARAEARARLAGEVLRERLAGVAPLRIDLIGVASVFGDDAGRWLAAQAPGDARDVRLRVALQHTEHASAQRLVREVTALYCCGPAGGGGVRTAMRPRLGTVSCLVPRAAVTTGFTLLD; encoded by the coding sequence ATGGCGAATCACTCCCCCCTGCTGGTAGGCTGCGCGGCCGGTTTTTCCGGCGACCGCACCGACGCCGCCGCGCCCGTGGTGCAGGCCCTGGTGGACAGCGGCCGGCCCGCGGTGCTGATCTTCGAGACCCTGGCCGAGCGCACGCTGGCGCTGGCCCAGCTCGCCCGCCGCGGCAACCCCGAAGCCGGCTACGAACCGCTGCTGGACGACCTGCTGCGCCCCGTGCTGGCGCAATGTCTGCGCCATGGCGTGCGCATCGTGAGCAACTTTGGCGCGGCCAACCCGCATGGCGCGGCGCTGCGCATTCAGCAGCTGGCGCGGGAGCTGGGCGCGCGCCGCCCGCGCGTGGCCGTGGTGCATGGCGACGAGCTGAGCGGCCCCGAGCACCGCGCCCTGCTGGCGCAGGCCCTGGGCGCCGACATGCCCACCCAGCCCATCGTCAGCGCCAACGCCTACATAGGCGCGCAGCCCATTGCCGACGCGCTGCGCGCGGGCGCCGACATCGTGGTCTGCGGCCGCGTGGCCGACCCGTCCCTGGTGGTCGGCCCGGCGCTGGCGCACTACGGCTGGCAGCTGGACGACTGGGACCGCCTGGCGCGCGCCACCATGGCCGGCCATCTGCTCGAATGCGGCGCCCAGGTCACGGGCGGCTACTTTGCCGACCCCGGCTACAAGGACGTGGCAGGCCTGGCGCGCCTGGGCTACCCCATTGCCGAGATCGACGCCGACGGCCACTGCAGCATCACCAAGCCGGCCGGCACGGGCGGGCGCGTGGACGAGCGCACCGTCAAGGAGCAGCTGCTGTATGAGCTGCACGACCCGGCCGCCTACCTGACGCCCGACGTGGTGGCCGACATCACCGGCGCCCATGTGGCGCAGGCCGGCACCGACCGCGTGCGCCTGGACGGCGTGCGCGGCCATGCGCGCACGCCCACGCTCAAGGTCAACGTGTGCTTCGAGTCCGGCTGGTTCGCCGAGGGCGAAATCTCCTACGCCGGGGCCCGCGCCGAGGCCCGCGCCCGCCTGGCCGGCGAGGTGCTGCGCGAGCGCCTGGCGGGCGTAGCGCCGCTGCGCATCGACCTGATAGGCGTGGCCAGCGTGTTCGGCGACGACGCCGGGCGCTGGCTGGCTGCCCAGGCGCCCGGCGATGCGCGCGACGTGCGCCTGCGCGTGGCGCTGCAACACACCGAGCACGCCAGCGCCCAGCGCCTGGTGCGCGAGGTGACGGCGCTGTACTGCTGCGGTCCGGCCGGCGGCGGCGGCGTGCGCACCGCCATGCGGCCGCGCCTGGGCACGGTGTCCTGCCTGGTGCCGCGCGCGGCCGTCACCACCGGTTTCACGCTGCTGGATTGA
- a CDS encoding AtuA-related protein: MTDTVLTVPLHRLAHGRTGDKGNRSNISVIAWHPALWDVLVDLVTEEAVARQFAERRPSQVTRHVLPKLQAMNFVLDGVLDGGVNDALNLDSHGKALSFLLLDLPVQVPAALAQHLAGPR; the protein is encoded by the coding sequence ATGACCGATACCGTTCTCACCGTTCCCCTGCACCGCCTGGCCCACGGCCGTACGGGCGACAAGGGCAATCGCTCCAACATCAGCGTCATCGCCTGGCACCCCGCGCTCTGGGATGTGCTGGTCGATCTAGTCACCGAAGAGGCCGTGGCGCGCCAGTTTGCAGAGCGACGGCCCAGCCAGGTCACGCGCCATGTGTTGCCCAAGCTGCAGGCCATGAACTTCGTGCTCGACGGCGTGCTCGACGGCGGCGTCAACGACGCGCTGAACCTCGACAGCCATGGCAAGGCCCTGTCCTTCTTGCTGCTCGATCTGCCGGTGCAGGTGCCAGCGGCGCTGGCGCAGCACCTGGCTGGCCCCCGGTAA
- a CDS encoding 2-oxoglutarate dehydrogenase E1 component, whose translation MSETTSVYQAYQGNTYLFGGNAPYVEEMYENYLANPGSVPDSWREYFDALQHVPAADGSDARDVPHLPVINAFAERAKQGGTQVVVATGADTEMGRKRVAVQQLIAAYRNVGQRWADLDPLKRTERPNIPELEPSFYGFTDADQETVFNVGNTFFGKESLSLRELINALRETYCGTIGSEYMYASDQNQKRWWQQKLESIRSKPAFNAEKKKRILDRLTAAEGLERFLHTKYVGQKRFSLEGGESFIAAMDELINAAGAKGVQEVVIGMAHRGRLNVLVNTLGKMPADLFAEFEHTAPEDLPAGDVKYHQGFSSDVSTAGGPVHLSLAFNPSHLEIVNPVVEGSVRSRMDRRDDPKGKQVLPVLVHGDAAFAGQGVNQETLALSETRGYTTGGTVHIIINNQIGFTTSDPRDLRSTLYCTDIVKMIESPVLHVNGDDPEAVCLAVQLALEFRMEFSKDVVIDIICYRKLGHNEQDTPMLTQPLMYKKIAQHPGTRKLYADKLAAQGFGESLGDDMVKAYRAAMDAGKHTVDPVLTNFKSKYAVDWSPFLGKAWTDAGDTAIPLTEWKRLAERITTIPDSVTPHMLVKKVYDDRAAMGRGEMNVDWGMGEHMAFASLVASGYPVRLSGEDCGRGTFTHRHAVIHDQKREKWDEGTYIPLQNVAENQAPFVVIDSILSEEAVLAFEYGYASNDPNTLVIWEAQFGDFANGAQVVIDQFIASGEVKWGRINGLTLMLPHGYEGQGPEHSSARLERFMQLAADANMQIVQPTTASQIFHVLRRQMVRNLRKPLVIMTPKSLLRNKDATSPLSEFTKGGFQTVLVEQDANIAKKADKVKRVIACSGKVYYDLVKKRTEAERSDVAIIRVEQLYPFPHKAFAAELKKYPNATDIVWCQDEPQNQGAWFFIQHNIHENMQDGQKLGYAGRAASASPAVGYAHLHQDQQKSLIEAAFAKLKGFVLTK comes from the coding sequence ATGAGTGAGACAACGTCCGTTTACCAAGCCTACCAAGGCAACACCTATCTCTTCGGCGGCAACGCGCCCTATGTCGAGGAGATGTACGAAAACTACCTGGCCAATCCGGGTAGCGTGCCAGATTCCTGGCGCGAATACTTTGACGCACTGCAACATGTGCCCGCTGCCGACGGCAGCGACGCGCGCGATGTACCGCACCTGCCCGTCATCAACGCCTTTGCCGAGCGTGCCAAGCAAGGTGGCACCCAGGTCGTGGTGGCCACCGGCGCCGACACCGAAATGGGCCGCAAGCGCGTAGCCGTGCAGCAGCTCATTGCCGCCTACCGCAACGTGGGCCAGCGCTGGGCCGATCTCGACCCCCTGAAGCGTACCGAGCGTCCGAACATCCCCGAGCTGGAGCCCTCGTTCTACGGTTTCACGGATGCTGACCAGGAAACCGTTTTCAACGTTGGCAACACCTTCTTCGGCAAGGAAAGCCTGTCGCTGCGCGAGCTGATCAACGCGCTGCGCGAAACCTATTGCGGCACGATTGGCTCGGAGTACATGTACGCTTCCGACCAGAACCAGAAACGCTGGTGGCAGCAAAAGCTGGAGTCGATCCGCAGCAAGCCGGCCTTCAATGCCGAGAAGAAGAAGCGCATCCTGGACCGCCTCACCGCTGCCGAAGGCCTGGAGCGTTTCCTGCACACCAAATACGTCGGCCAGAAACGGTTTTCGCTCGAGGGCGGGGAGTCCTTCATCGCCGCCATGGACGAGCTGATCAACGCTGCCGGTGCCAAGGGCGTGCAGGAAGTGGTGATCGGCATGGCCCACCGCGGCCGCCTGAACGTGCTGGTCAACACCTTGGGCAAGATGCCCGCCGATCTGTTCGCCGAGTTCGAGCACACCGCGCCCGAGGACCTGCCCGCCGGTGACGTGAAGTACCACCAGGGCTTCAGCTCTGACGTCTCCACCGCTGGCGGCCCGGTGCATCTGTCGCTGGCCTTCAACCCTTCGCATCTGGAGATCGTCAACCCGGTGGTCGAGGGCTCGGTGCGCTCGCGCATGGATCGCCGCGATGACCCCAAGGGCAAGCAGGTGCTGCCGGTGCTGGTGCACGGCGATGCCGCCTTCGCCGGCCAGGGCGTGAACCAGGAAACCCTGGCCCTGTCCGAGACACGTGGCTACACCACGGGCGGCACGGTGCACATCATCATCAACAACCAGATCGGTTTCACCACCAGCGACCCACGCGACCTGCGCTCCACGCTGTACTGCACCGACATCGTGAAGATGATCGAGTCGCCCGTGCTGCACGTGAATGGCGACGACCCTGAGGCCGTGTGCCTGGCCGTGCAGCTGGCCCTGGAATTCCGCATGGAGTTCTCCAAGGACGTGGTGATTGACATCATCTGCTACCGCAAGCTGGGCCACAACGAGCAGGACACGCCCATGCTCACGCAGCCGCTGATGTACAAGAAGATTGCCCAGCACCCCGGCACGCGCAAGCTCTACGCCGACAAGCTGGCCGCGCAGGGCTTCGGTGAGAGCCTGGGCGACGACATGGTGAAGGCCTATCGCGCCGCTATGGACGCGGGCAAGCACACGGTCGATCCGGTGCTGACCAATTTCAAGAGCAAGTACGCCGTCGACTGGAGCCCCTTCCTGGGCAAGGCCTGGACCGACGCGGGCGACACCGCCATTCCGCTGACCGAGTGGAAGCGTCTGGCCGAGCGCATCACCACCATCCCCGACAGCGTCACGCCGCACATGCTGGTGAAGAAGGTCTACGACGATCGCGCCGCCATGGGCCGGGGCGAGATGAATGTGGACTGGGGCATGGGCGAGCACATGGCCTTCGCCTCGCTGGTCGCCTCGGGCTACCCCGTGCGCCTGTCGGGCGAGGACTGCGGCCGCGGCACCTTCACGCACCGCCACGCCGTGATCCACGACCAGAAGCGCGAGAAGTGGGACGAGGGCACCTATATCCCACTGCAAAATGTGGCCGAGAACCAGGCGCCTTTCGTCGTCATCGACTCCATCCTGTCGGAAGAGGCGGTGCTGGCGTTCGAGTATGGCTACGCTTCCAACGACCCCAACACGCTGGTGATCTGGGAGGCGCAGTTCGGCGACTTCGCCAACGGTGCGCAGGTGGTGATCGACCAGTTCATCGCCTCCGGCGAGGTGAAATGGGGTCGCATCAACGGCCTGACGCTGATGCTGCCGCATGGCTACGAGGGCCAGGGCCCCGAGCATTCCTCGGCACGCCTGGAGCGCTTCATGCAGCTGGCAGCCGACGCCAACATGCAGATCGTGCAGCCGACCACGGCCAGCCAGATCTTCCATGTGCTGCGCCGCCAGATGGTGCGCAACCTGCGCAAGCCCCTGGTCATCATGACGCCTAAGAGCCTGCTGCGTAACAAGGACGCGACCTCGCCGCTGTCGGAGTTCACCAAGGGCGGTTTCCAGACCGTGCTGGTTGAGCAGGATGCGAACATTGCCAAGAAGGCCGACAAGGTCAAGCGCGTCATTGCCTGCTCTGGCAAGGTGTACTACGACCTGGTGAAGAAGCGCACAGAGGCTGAGCGCAGTGATGTGGCCATCATCCGCGTCGAGCAGCTCTACCCCTTCCCGCACAAGGCCTTTGCCGCCGAGCTCAAGAAGTACCCCAACGCCACTGACATCGTGTGGTGCCAGGACGAGCCGCAGAACCAGGGCGCCTGGTTCTTCATCCAGCACAACATCCACGAGAACATGCAAGACGGCCAGAAGCTCGGCTACGCCGGCCGCGCCGCTTCGGCCTCGCCGGCCGTGGGTTACGCGCACCTGCACCAGGATCAGCAAAAGAGCCTGATCGAGGCGGCCTTCGCCAAGCTCAAGGGGTTCGTTCTGACCAAGTAA